One genomic segment of Ipomoea triloba cultivar NCNSP0323 chromosome 9, ASM357664v1 includes these proteins:
- the LOC116028477 gene encoding WAT1-related protein At5g07050-like gives MEGKAAGCFGNFLENVRPFIAMICMQFGYAGMNIITKVSLNRGMSHYALVVYRNAFATAVIAPFALLLERKIRPKMTFSIFMQIFVLGLLGPVVDQNLYYAGLKFTSPTFSCGMSNILPAMAFVMGVVCKMEKVNIKKVRCQAKVIGTLVTLGGAMVMTLYKGHLVNLFWSNHIYTPNQTSSFDKDWIKGSILLILATIAWASFFILQAITLKKYTAQLSLTAMVCFIGTLQSIAVTFVMEHRSSVWSIGWDLNLFAAAYAGIVSSGIAYYVQGIVMQKRGPVFVTAFSPLMMIIVAIMGSFILAENIFVGSVAGAVLIVMGLYAVLWGKYREYKEKEAEEIQEAVKGISGNKNERMMVIIEEEGEGEEDDIEMQKAPPVAIIAISPNISQPPMLAMEAPKH, from the exons ATGGAGGGGAAAGCTGCAGGGTGTTTTGGGAATTTCTTGGAAAATGTTAGGCCTTTCATAGCCATGATTTGCATGCAGTTTGGGTATGCAGGAATGAACATAATAACCAAAGTTTCATTGAATAGAGGCATGAGCCATTATGCTTTGGTTGTGTATAGAAATGCCTTTGCCACTGCTGTCATTGCCCCCTTTGCTCTTCTTCTTGAAAG GAAAATAAGACCCAAGATGACATTCTCaattttcatgcaaatattTGTGCTGGGTCTTCTAGG GCCAGTGGTTGATCAAAACTTGTACTATGCTGGGCTGAAATTCACATCCCCAACTTTCTCATGTGGCATGAGCAACATTCTCCCTGCCATGGCCTTTGTGATGGGAGTTGTGTGCAAGATGGAAAAGGTGAACATAAAGAAAGTGAGGTGCCAAGCAAAGGTGATTGGAACACTGGTGACTTTGGGAGGAGCCATGGTGATGACATTGTACAAAGGCcatcttgttaacctcttctgGTCTAACCATATCTACACACCCAACCAAACTTCCTCATTTGACAAGGACTGGATTAAAGGCTCCATTCTCCTCATCCTTGCCACAATTGCCTGGGCTTCTTTCTTCATCCTTCAG GCTATTACACTGAAGAAATACACTGCCCAACTGTCTTTAACAGCCATGGTGTGTTTCATTGGAACTCTGCAATCCATTGCTGTGACCTTTGTGATGGAGCACAGGAGCTCTGTTTGGAGCATTGGGTGGGACTTAAACCTCTTTGCTGCTGCCTATGCT GGCATAGTTTCATCAGGCATTGCATACTATGTACAAGGAATTGTGATGCAGAAAAGGGGGCCTGTCTTTGTCACAGCTTTCAGTCCATTGATGATGATCATTGTAGCCATCATGGGATCCTTCATTCTAGCTGAGAACATCTTTGTTGGAAG TGTTGCTGGGGCTGTGTTGATTGTGATGGGATTATACGCAGTGCTGTGGGGAAAATACAGGGAGTACAAGGAGAAGGAGGCAGAGGAAATTCAAGAAGCAGTGAAGGGTATTTCAGGgaacaaaaatgaaagaatGATGGTGATCattgaagaagaaggagaaggagaagaagatgatattGAAATGCAGAAAGCTCCCCCAGTAGCAATAATAGCCATTTCTCCTAACATTTCACAACCCCCCATGTTAGCTATGGAAGCTCCAAaacattaa